The sequence TCGTATCCAGCTTCCTCACTGAAACTTcagaaagtaaaacatttctaCTTTGTGGTATTACTTCGtcgtctctgtgtgtgacactgataaaaagacaatgaaattaTACTGCATGAATCAAACTGAATAAGAACTTAAAATGAAATGGTCATGGCTAGTTTGTGCAATTACAAAATTGATGACAAACTATAAACTATTTTaactatttttattatcttataTGACAACCTAATGTTGAATAAGAatatactttgtgttttaattgttcaaaagaaaaaaatgatccaAAACTATTAACTTACATATATGTACAGGCACTTATCAAAGGTTCTCAGTAAAATTCATAATTCATCCAGAAGTAACATTTATACCAGAGCTGGAAATTCTGTCTCAGCatcatatatataatattctACATTCTGGTAGACAGAATATAATTTTTCATATGACAGGATATTGTCAAAAGACTACAGAAATACTGTGCATAGCcatagagaaaataaatgataaataatggAATATAAAGTTAGCTGAAAGTAAGCTCATCTCTTACTACATCAAATCCATGATCCCCATGGCAGGATGCAACAGAAGATAGCAAACTATACATGCACTTTACATATCACAGAATGAGAAGGCACATCTAAGCAGTTGTCACTGCTGTGATGGACAGTGAGTCTGATCACAAGGCTCTGGACACTCCGCCTCTACAGGCAGGTGACTGGTTGGGATTCCAGCCGGAGGACGGACTTTTCTTATTGGGCTGAAACTGCGAGGAGACGAACCAGGGGAGTGAGCAGGTGAGCGGACCGGACGTAGGGAAGGAATTGGAAGGGTTTGTGGGAAAGGCTGTGCCAGTGGAGAGGGGCTACGGGGGTATCTGCGTGGGGCAGACCAGATGGGCCGCTCAGTTCTGTTGGAAATGGGGGGAAGGACTGGAGCACAGGCAGCAGGGATACTcgtttctgattggctgacagcaTTGCCAGAACATTCTTCGAGACGCTCCAGTGTCTCCTGAAACAAGATGGAGATACACGTGTTGCGTTACTGCCATCATCAGTCGCAGTGTTTCATCTATGATGGCTTTTTTTAATGAGGCCATATGGATGGCATTGGTGGTCTTTAGGTTGGTCCCCCACCTTGAGTAAAATATCTCAATAATTACTTTGAGTGATtgatttacattaaaatttgTACAAACATTTATGCCTAAGGGATATATCCTGAAGACTTCATGACTTTACCACCAGCAGCTTGATATTTTTGGTTATTAGGGAAATGTTTTTAGGgaatatttttgaatttggACAAGAGTGTGTCCTGAATCTTCATAACCCTGGTGAGCCCCTGATTTTTCCTTtagcgccaccatgaggctCACATTAGTTGGTTTTGATAAAATGTCACAACTGGGTAAATGTGCATAACATTTGATACAGGCATTCAAGTACCCTTCAGGGTGAATTATACCAACTTTGACGGccatttcacatttgatttaaCACCATTATCTGGTTGTAAGTATATTATTTGATTAATATACttgcaaaactaatgaaatcCTCATCAGCATCAGCTATGTTAATTAGtaaatgttagcatactaacacaCTCCTCTCAGATATTCAAATGGTATAAATTACTCCTGCTAAACAACAGTGAGTTAGCATGTTGTgagaatgttagcatgctaactgcTGCCCATAAAACCAGTCTCACAGAGGCACTAGCACGGCTGTCTTTCCTCATATAGCTCAAATAAGTCCTAATGGAAGTTCTGTAAATAAAAGAGTGACTTACATCTTCATTGAGAACATAAAGAGGCATGGGACTTCTTCGACCAAGTGTAGTTGGTTTAGGAACAACATCAACTGCAAAagatatacatttattttagcaCTGGTTGACATTCTGACGTCTAGTTCACTTTGTAATGTGCTAAATTACTGCAGAGTGTTGCATCACATGTTTTGAAGAATAATTCATggaattaaagaataaaaacaacataaaggtGTTGTACACTGATTAACTATAAGCATTGCTCACCATCGTGGCCATTTTCACTCTGCTCCACATAGATTGGAGCTCTTTGGGGGACAGGTCGATGTTTCTTTCTACAGcaaagggaaataaaacagctttaacaACACACAGGCCTTGCTGCTACATGGTAGTTCATACAAGCTACGGTCACTCTATTTAACACTTTTTCACCAAATGTTCAGAGTATGGCTGACCTGTTTGAAATTCTAGTCACATCCTTAAGTGCAATATCAAAgtcaatgagagagagagaggaagaaagagaagaggagagagaggagggaaaaaagaagaacaggaagaaaggGTAACTCTCACTTGGACGGTTTCCAACAGGCGCACACCGTCACCAGGGTGATTAGGAGGAATATGCCACCGGTGGACAGGATGATGTATAGCGAGCTCCGTCCTAAACCAGAGTGATACGGAGAGGtacatgagaaagaaaaagaaaggaagaaaaaaagaaagaaaggaaacagaaaggcagaaagatggagaggtTTCTGTTGATAAATTTCTTTCCGGCAttaagcttttttctttttctttttttttttgcattgcttGCCAAGTCTTTCGAGTGTGCTGCCACAAATTTGATGCAGAGAAGTAGCCCATTAGACTAGTCACTTTATGCTGTGCTGTTATGCATGCAGAgggaatagaaaaaaaactctCAGGGCCTGTAGCTGTCTCTTCATGCAGCACATCACAGTACAGCGGTAATGAAGTCAAGATTACTGAGGTCCACTGAGGCAAACCGTCCTCCCCACCTGccttctttttttgctttgtccTCATAAATAACTGTCTATTCATTGGATTAGAccgcctctccctctccctctcagcctGACGTGGCTCTATACTGGTGCCCAGTAACAGCCGCTCTGTGCCAGCTCTACTGCACTCAGCCTGGATTTGCACTTGTTGTAAACAACATTGTTAGAGAGACAGGCATGCTTGTGTATGGGTCAGCATGAGACGATAATTGcttctgctggctgctgaaAATGAATGGTTGTTGAACAATGTTTTGTTATTAGATTCTTAGGATATTCATATATTCTCTAATTGGTTTATTAGACCTAGAAAGCAGTGTTGGAATGcaaccaagtacatttactgtacttcagaacaattttgaggtacttgctCTTAACTCAAATATTTCTAATTCTTGCTACTTGATGCTGTGGCAAGTTTCATAGGGAAATGTACTCTTTCCCCAACTACTTTTACCCCTATTCTTGTATTAAGATTTACATTACAAGACgtaaactatatagacaaaagtacagagacacacctctttattatttaatCCAGGTGTTGTAattgactgtttttcaggggttgggctcggccccttacttccagtgaagggaaatcttaatgcttcagcataccaagacattttggacaatgctgtgcttccaacattgtggcaacagtttggggaaggccctttgctattccagcatgattgtgccccagtgcacaaagcaaaactccataaagacatggttggatgagtttggtgccctgatctcaaccccatccaacacttttgggatgaactgcaaCAGAGACTGCGAGcttcagtgcctgacctcactattgctttactgcatgaatgggcaaaaaaaaatcccacagaaacactgtgaagTCTACTCTCGActttgtcccaatacttttgtctatgtagtgtattaTCATCTCCTTAATTGATTCAAAATCGAACTTGTGAACAGTATAATAGTGACCAATGAACAATGACACAATTGATAGTTAAAGAATATTTCGCTGGTGATTCCTCTTTACTTTCTCTTGCCGAAAAAATTTGAAAGCACAACTTTTACTTgtagtgaaatattttcacactaTTGCCTTTCGACTTTTACTTTCAGTAAAAATACTTAATACTTTTTCCATCTTTACTAAAAGCCCATATGATGTTACTGTATCTTGCCTGTccaaggcagtttttcctcgcctctgtcgccaagtgcttgctcaagggagaatgttgggctctctgtatttacagtttaattaaagagtttgacctagacctgctcaaattggaaagtgtcatgagataacttttgttgtgaattggcgctatataaataaactgaattgaattgaattgaattgaattgtatcTCTTGATCCTCAAAGTAAACTTGTATAATTTGAGGGCCTGCCACTGCAACATGCCACCTACTGTAGACTGTGAGCTTGACAGGTATGCTCTTCATGCTGCTGATGGGGTTCTCCACTGTGCAGGCGTATATGTCATCATCTGACATCAGAACACGTGAGATGGTCAGCACCTTTTGGTCATGTGAAAGCAGCAGACGTGAGTCATTGGTCAGCACCTTGCCTCCCTTCAGCCAACCGTAGGCTGGCTTTGTGCCATTATCGTGGGAGCAGTGCAGGTTAAAGTGCTCGCTGTACTCCAGGACAGATGAGGCCATCATCTGGATGTAAGGTTTTGACACAGGAACTGAGAAGGAtgacaagacaaagacacagagggtTGACCTCTAGTTATATAAG comes from Scatophagus argus isolate fScaArg1 chromosome 5, fScaArg1.pri, whole genome shotgun sequence and encodes:
- the hepacama gene encoding hepatic and glial cell adhesion molecule a; translated protein: MKVERKTSSTGDTFIDSPPLLTIFGLLLLLFTGEVSGVNVTSQTQVVRGTVGKEALLSVSYSSSSSDKPVIKWQIKRDKEKPITVVQSIGTDIIGNLRPEYRNRISVFENGSLLLHNLQLSDEGAYEVEISITDDTFTGESYIELTVDVPVSKPYIQMMASSVLEYSEHFNLHCSHDNGTKPAYGWLKGGKVLTNDSRLLLSHDQKVLTISRVLMSDDDIYACTVENPISSMKSIPVKLTVYRRSSLYIILSTGGIFLLITLVTVCACWKPSKKKHRPVPQRAPIYVEQSENGHDVDVVPKPTTLGRRSPMPLYVLNEDETLERLEECSGNAVSQSETSIPAACAPVLPPISNRTERPIWSAPRRYPRSPSPLAQPFPQTLPIPSLRPVRSPAHSPGSSPRSFSPIRKVRPPAGIPTSHLPVEAECPEPCDQTHCPSQQ